The following are from one region of the Stigmatella ashevillena genome:
- a CDS encoding NAD(P)H-hydrate dehydratase, with amino-acid sequence MQLVLTAAQMREAEQAAESKYGMPSALLMENAGRALAEVARSLAGPRGRFNVVCGPGNNGGDGLVAARFLLEGGARLAVAVVGDRAKMTAEAQRNLKALEATAFRAQALETLPELGPEDVVVDALFGTGLSRAPEGPFAEAIQHIDRWRGAGAKVVAADVPSGLQSDTGEPFSPCVEADVTVAFGLLKRGQVLEPGATHCGELRRVDIGLSMAAAQGLSGPVLPLLVEESDARGVLPPRRADSHKGTYGHVLAVAGSRGKSGAAALVARAALRAGAGLVSVATRGEVLDAVMAHAPEIMGIPLEASGPLGLADLEPLLAAAEGKDALVIGPGIPRGPETGKLIGELLARVDADVVLDADALNAVATDLSVLRQAKQQVVLTPHPGEMARLTGLSTKEVQARRLEVAREFAMAHGVTLVLKGTRTLTVSADGDIYINPTGNPGMATGGTGDVLSGICGAFLAQGVPVHEAIWAAVYTHGLAGDLVARRSGQVGLIASELLQGLCDVWLRWER; translated from the coding sequence ATGCAGCTGGTGCTGACCGCCGCACAGATGCGCGAGGCCGAGCAGGCCGCGGAATCCAAGTATGGAATGCCCTCGGCGCTGCTCATGGAGAACGCGGGCCGGGCCCTGGCGGAGGTGGCCCGGAGCCTGGCGGGCCCCCGAGGGCGCTTCAACGTCGTCTGTGGTCCGGGCAACAACGGCGGGGATGGGCTGGTGGCCGCCCGCTTCCTGCTGGAGGGGGGAGCGCGGCTGGCGGTAGCCGTGGTGGGCGATCGCGCCAAGATGACCGCCGAGGCCCAGCGCAACCTGAAGGCACTGGAGGCCACTGCCTTCAGGGCGCAGGCCCTGGAGACGCTGCCGGAGTTGGGCCCTGAGGACGTGGTGGTGGATGCCCTCTTCGGCACGGGGCTCAGCCGGGCGCCCGAGGGGCCGTTCGCGGAGGCCATCCAGCACATTGATCGGTGGCGCGGGGCAGGGGCCAAGGTGGTGGCCGCCGATGTCCCCTCGGGGTTGCAGAGCGATACCGGTGAGCCCTTCAGCCCGTGCGTGGAGGCGGATGTCACCGTCGCGTTCGGGCTGCTCAAGCGGGGACAGGTTCTGGAGCCTGGCGCTACGCACTGTGGCGAGCTGCGCCGCGTGGACATCGGGTTGTCCATGGCGGCGGCCCAGGGGCTCTCCGGGCCCGTTTTGCCCCTGCTCGTGGAGGAGTCCGACGCCCGGGGGGTTCTGCCGCCCCGGCGTGCGGACAGCCACAAGGGGACGTATGGGCACGTGCTGGCGGTGGCCGGCAGCCGGGGCAAGTCCGGCGCGGCGGCCCTCGTGGCCCGGGCCGCGCTGCGCGCCGGGGCGGGGCTCGTCTCCGTGGCCACCCGCGGGGAGGTGCTGGATGCCGTGATGGCCCACGCGCCTGAGATCATGGGCATTCCCCTGGAGGCCTCGGGGCCCCTGGGCCTCGCGGACCTGGAGCCCTTGCTGGCGGCGGCCGAGGGCAAGGACGCGCTCGTCATCGGTCCGGGCATTCCCCGAGGGCCGGAGACGGGCAAGCTCATCGGCGAGCTGTTGGCACGCGTGGATGCGGACGTGGTGCTGGATGCGGATGCGCTCAACGCCGTGGCCACGGACCTGAGCGTCCTTCGCCAGGCGAAGCAGCAGGTGGTGCTCACGCCTCATCCGGGTGAGATGGCGCGGCTCACGGGGCTCTCCACGAAGGAGGTCCAGGCTCGCCGCCTGGAGGTGGCCCGGGAGTTCGCGATGGCGCACGGGGTGACGCTCGTGCTCAAGGGCACCCGGACGCTGACGGTGAGCGCGGACGGAGACATCTACATCAATCCCACGGGCAACCCCGGCATGGCCACGGGCGGGACGGGGGACGTGCTCTCCGGAATCTGCGGTGCGTTCCTCGCGCAGGGGGTCCCGGTGCACGAGGCCATCTGGGCCGCTGTCTACACCCACGGCCTCGCGGGAGATCTCGTGGCACGGCGCAGCGGCCAGGTGGGACTCATCGCCAGCGAGCTTCTCCAGGGGCTGTGCGACGTGTGGCTCCGGTGGGAGCGGTGA
- the tsaE gene encoding tRNA (adenosine(37)-N6)-threonylcarbamoyltransferase complex ATPase subunit type 1 TsaE translates to MSPSTLTRTVRSASPEETHRLGVRLGELLQPGDFIGLIGDLGAGKTHLVRGVAEGAQVPRSEVASPTFAIVYPYSGRIPLYHADLYRIADEDELYATGFFDLVGSGGAVLVEWLDRVPGAAPREFLRVTLRPTEEEARELQAEAFGARPAALLAAWLP, encoded by the coding sequence GTGAGTCCGTCCACCCTGACGCGCACCGTGCGCTCGGCGTCTCCCGAGGAAACACACCGTCTGGGGGTGCGCCTGGGAGAGCTGCTCCAACCCGGGGACTTCATCGGGCTCATTGGAGACCTGGGCGCTGGCAAGACGCACCTGGTGCGCGGGGTGGCCGAGGGCGCGCAGGTGCCTCGCTCGGAGGTCGCCAGCCCCACCTTCGCCATCGTCTACCCTTACAGTGGGCGCATCCCCCTGTACCACGCGGACCTCTACCGCATCGCGGATGAGGATGAGCTCTACGCCACGGGCTTCTTCGATCTGGTGGGCAGCGGGGGCGCGGTGCTGGTGGAATGGCTGGACCGGGTGCCGGGGGCGGCGCCGCGCGAGTTCCTGCGCGTCACCTTGCGGCCCACAGAGGAAGAGGCCCGGGAGCTTCAGGCCGAGGCCTTCGGAGCCAGGCCCGCGGCGCTTCTGGCCGCCTGGCTGCCGTGA
- the acpS gene encoding holo-ACP synthase, translated as MAIVGLGMDICSVERIQRILQGPRGQRFLERVYTASERALCSGRADAASAYAARFAAKEALVKALGAPPGLSWQDMEVVRGAGMPRFALSGVALEVMEQRRLDALLTMTHDAGVAAATVILQERG; from the coding sequence ATGGCGATTGTCGGGCTGGGCATGGACATCTGCTCGGTGGAGCGCATCCAGCGCATCCTCCAAGGGCCGCGCGGCCAGCGCTTCCTGGAGCGCGTGTACACGGCCTCCGAGCGGGCGCTGTGCAGCGGGCGGGCGGACGCGGCCAGCGCCTATGCGGCGCGCTTCGCCGCCAAGGAGGCGCTGGTGAAGGCGCTGGGCGCCCCGCCAGGGCTCAGCTGGCAGGACATGGAGGTGGTGCGCGGGGCGGGCATGCCGCGCTTTGCCCTCTCCGGCGTGGCGCTCGAGGTGATGGAACAGCGGCGGTTGGACGCGCTGCTGACGATGACCCATGACGCGGGGGTGGCCGCGGCCACCGTCATCCTGCAGGAGCGAGGCTAG